Proteins from a genomic interval of Quercus robur chromosome 9, dhQueRobu3.1, whole genome shotgun sequence:
- the LOC126699232 gene encoding uncharacterized protein LOC126699232 → MATTTTVTPFNLTSPLAPTFPRNYSLTPLSLPHHHHFFTLRYDQFSPPPIRKRLPTCKATEVSVAEEPSPSGGGGGGEKWVPVVPLGALPRGERRVIIQEGETILLLWYKDEVFAIENRSPAEGAYSEGLINAKLTKDGCIVCPTTDSTFDLRTGAMKEWYPKNPVLRALTPALRSLFVYPVKTDEENIYISMRGGLSSNASAEIVFSGKAQPGITATDVNVDETRMVVDEGQQGFGFIKKNEIINGKAAVIGFLLLLDFELLTGKGLLKGTGFLDFLYAASKAFK, encoded by the exons ATGGCCACCACAACCACCGTCACACCCTTCAACCTCACTTCCCCATTAGCCCCCACATTCCCCCGTAATTACTCCCTCAcccctctctccctccctcACCACCACCACTTCTTCACACTCCGATATGACCAGTTTTCCCCTCCGCCCATTCGGAAGAGACTCCCCACATGCAAGGCCACGGAAGTCTCAGTGGCAGAAGAACCATCACCCTCTGGAGGCGGCGGAGGAGGAGAGAAGTGGGTGCCGGTGGTGCCACTGGGAGCACTGCCGCGTGGGGAGCGGCGCGTGATAATTCAGGAAGGAGAGACCATACTGCTGCTGTGGTATAAGGATGAAGTGTTCGCTATAGAAAACAGGTCCCCTGCTGAAGGTGCCTACAGCGAAGGCTTGATCAATGCCAAGCTCACTAAG GATGGCTGTATAGTTTGTCCAACAACTGATAGCACATTTGATCTCCGAACTGGAGCAATGAAAGAATGGTATCCAAAAAATCCTGTGCTGAGAGCCCTTACTCCTGCTTTAAGGAGTCTATTTGTTTATCCTGTGAAAACGGATGAAGAAAATATTTACATCAGCATGAGAGGAGGTCTAAGTTCTAATGCATCGGCTGAGATTGTCTTCAGTGGGAAGGCTCAACCTGGTATAACTGCAACTGATGTCAATGTGGATGAG ACAAGAATGGTGGTTGATGAGGGTCAACAGGGGTTCGGTTTCATCAAGAAGAATGAAATTATCAATGGAAAGGCAGCTGTAATTGGCTTCCTGCTATTGTTAGATTTTGAACTTTTGACTGGTAAAGGTCTTCTCAAGGGAACTGGTTTCTTGGACTTTCTATATGCTGCCTCCAAAGCTTTCAAGTAG